The region AGGTCTGCAGGGAGACGGTAGCGCGTCTGGTTGGAAAAGCCGGCGCCACCAGCCGGGATTGTTCCACTGCCATCATCGCACCTCGGTTCCACAATGTAGCTTGAACGCGTTGGCCCAGCATGAGAATCTCCTGATCCCGCTTTTCCAGTCCGATTACAGTATACGCGCGCCAGGTGAAAATACAATGAAAACACCTGACGCGCTGTATGACAATTTGTTCATGTATGCCCATGTCGGGCGTTGGGATCAGGGCACTGTCCAGTAGCGTATGGTCAGCTTCGGCCGCAGTTCGACCGGAGAGCCCTCCGAGGCCATGAAGTCGTGCTGGACGTTGGCGCTCACTGGTGTGCCAGGACAGCGGATGATCAGGCCGTAGTTGGGCTTGGTGCCGGCCACCCACTCCTGCACCATGCTGGTGATATCCCAGGAGAACCAGGTGTTTTCCCCCTCGATAAAGACCAGGTCCGTGGGATCGGCATCGCGGTCCTCCGGGGGCAGGTTACAGCCGCCGTCGCCCCACATGACACCGCTGCGGGCGTAGAGCCAGGATACCTCTCCCGGCACCCACTCGCGCCGCACGGCGTAACTGCCGGCCCAGGTGCCGGCGGGGTTGAACACATCCGTGGCGAACAGGTCCAACCGCGCCTCCACGATATGGGCGTCCGCCGGGATGGCGCTGACATCAAAGCGCAAGAGCATGGACATGCGGTCGCGGTCCCCACCGCGGAAGGTCAGCAAGGGCTGGCCCTCATAATTGGCGGTGCCGTCCCAGGTGCTGATCCATGTGTCGAGCGTCCCGCTGTATCCCCCGCCGCCCTGCTGGAGGACCACCGTGGTGGGGATGGGGGTGGCCGCCAGCGTGGGTGTCGGCGAAGGGGTGAAGGTATGGGTGACGGTCGGCGTTGGCGTCGGGATGGGATAGAGCCGGATGATGAGCGGCAGGAGCACGTTCCCCGGCGTGGCGGTAGGCGTGGGTGTGGCCGTCGCGGTGTGGGTCGGCGTGGGCGTGGGGAACGGGCCGGCCGGGCAGGTAATGTTGAGGAGGTATGGGCCGGGGGCCGGCGTCCCGAAGCCGCTGAACGTATCCACCACGATATAGTACGTCTTAGGCGGGGCGTTCCGCAGGACCGCAAAGGTATCCCCGAACCCGCCATCCACGCAGTTGGTGCCGTAGGGCGCGTCCAGCATGAAGACATCCACTTCGGTGGGCGCCACGTAAGATAGTGTCACGGTGATATCCTGGGTGACGCTTGTGGTGAGGATATAGACCTGCTCCGGGCCGGCTTCCGGCCAGCTTGGGATGCAGGAGTAGGTGTCCACGCGTGCCGGCGCGCCGCGCGTGTCGCCGGCGTACGAAACCCCGCAGGCGGCCGGCACCGCTCCGCTCAGGTCCAGCATGCCCGGCGGCAGAGGCGTGCGCGTCGGCGTGGCCGTAGGGACCTGTGTGCCGGTTACCGTCGGCGTCGGCGTCAGCGTGTGCGTGCCCGTCGGGGTGATGGTCGGCGTCCGGGTCGGCGTGCCGGTGATGGTCGGCGTCGGCGAGACCGTGGGCGTGGGTGTGATGGTGGGCGTGCTGGTCGGTGTACGGGTAGGTGTGGCTGTCGGCGCGGGTATCCAGTCGCCGAAGTTGACCGTCACCGTCCAGTTGGCAATGACGGTCACCCACCACTCATCCAGGGTGGTGGACTGGAAGCCGGGCGGGTTGGTCTCCGTGACAATATAGATCCCTGGGTTCAGGCCGGAGAAGCGGTACAGACCGTTGGAGGCCGTCACCCAGGTTTGCAGGACGGTGCCAAAGCGGTCCTTGAGGGTGACGGTGGCGCCGGGGAGGCCGGGTTCGCCTTCATCTTTGATGCCGTTGCCGTTCAAGTCGTTCCAGACGGTGCCGGCGATGATGCCGGTGGTCGGCGTGGGGGTAGCGGTCGGCGTGGAGGTAGCCGTCGCTGTGGCCGTGGCCGTGGCGCTGGGCGTCGGCGTCACCGACGGCGTAGGCGTGTGCGTCGGGGTGCCGGTCGGCGTATGGGTCGCGGTAGCCGTGGGCGTCGCCGTCGGGGTAGCCGTCGGCGGCGGAGGCAAGTACGACACGCACAGGCGGGGCCGGAAGCTGGTGGTCCAGAATTCCGAGCTGAGCAGGTTGTACTGCAGGGTGACCGGCCCGGTAGCGATCAGGATCAGGCCGTGGTTATTTTCGGGATGGGCCACCCAGTCCCGCGCCATATCGGTGACGTTAAATTCCACCCAGATGCCCTCGCCGTCCAGCAGGCGCGTGTCGGTGCTGGTGCCCAGCCGGTCCGTGCCGATGCCGTTACATCCCGGCACCGACCAGGGCACTCCCGTGCGGGCGATCCGCCATGTCACCTCGCTCTCCACCCACTCTTTCAGCACTTGATACGAGGAGACATAGACGGGATAGGGTTTATCGCGCTGGCTGGCATACACGGACAGCCGGGCGTCCACCACATAGCGGTCTGACGGGATGCTGGAGACGTCGAACTTCAGCAGGCTGGCGATCGCCCCGTCCGATTTCAGGCGGATGAAATTGCCACTGCCGTCGTTCAGGTCGGGGGTATAGCCGGAGATATTGGCGTCAATGCTGCCGGCGTATCCCCCATCTCCCTGGCGGAAGCAGACGGTGGTGGGGATGGGGGTCGGTGTGGGCGTATTGGTGATGGTCGGCGTCGGCGTGGGGGTCGGCGGCGTGCCGGTCGGCGTCGAAGTGCTGGTTGCTGTGGGTGTGGGAGTCGGTTCGGTCAGCCGCTTCAGGATGACGAAATGGACGATTTCATCGCCGTCGCCGTTGCTGTTGATGCGAAAATCGTTGCCGGCCGGCTGGCGGTTAGCGAAATGGGCGTCCTCCAGGGTAAAGGTCTGGGTCTTCCAGGTGTTGGAGTTGGTCTTGGTGACGGTGCCGGCGCTCTTCGTAATCCCGTCAGCCGAGTCATATTCCAGCGTCCAGGTATCGGTGCCGCGGTCGAAATAGGTCACCGTCACGGAGACCACGTTGGAGCCGCCGAAGAGGTAGCGGTCATCCACGTCGAAGTACATGAAGGGATTGCCGGAGGCCTGGTCGGTGCGCCGGCAGATCCAGCCCTCTTTCGTGGTGCCCAGGAAGGATTGGCCGGCCTCCACGTTGGGATTTTGGATCTGGTACGGCCCGGTGCCGGCCGGCCGCCACGTCAGCGGCACCGTGCGCCCGCCGGGCGCATCATTATCCTGCTCCAGGAAGAAGCGGTAATTGCCCCACTGCGGGTAGTAGGTATAGCCGCTCTCGCGCAGTGCCACCCATACATCCGGCGTGTCGTGCACGTCCCTGCCCAGGTGCGCATTGGCAAAGCGCAGGATGGGCCAGATGGAAGTCCCGCCGGCGACGTCTTTCAGCACGTTCTCATCCAGCGTCAGGTAATCGGCGTGCTTGTCCAGGGCGTTCAGGATCGCCCAATACAGCAGGGTGTCATCCGGCAGGTAAAAGCGGTAGGTCTCGAAACCGATAGGCACCGTGTCCGAGTAGCTGACCGCCGGGTCGTCCAGGAAGGAGCGGTACTGCGGATGAGAAGGATCGTCGCGGCGCAGGGCTTTGTCACGATCGGGAATCAGGCCATCCCCCTTGAAGCCGACGTAGAGGGTCGCGGCGTAGTCGGCGATGTGCACGCGCTCCGAGTCACTGCGGAAGCGCGGGTAGTGCTGGGTCATGAGGGGCTTGTTCGGGAAGGCCTGGCGGTACCAGGTGATGATGTTTTTGACGACCTGTTCCCAGGCGCCCTGGTCGCCGTAGCCGGCGGAGATGAGGCAGGCGTCGAAGTAGTCCGGCGCCGGCTGGTTCTCCCCATAGGCGCCGGTGCTCACCTCCACCCACGCCACGCGCGGGTCGTTGTTATAGCGCGCCCCAAAGGCCATGATCAGATTGCGAAAGTTGGTCTGATATTCCGAGGACCAGTAATTGGGGATGGCGTGCGGGTTGCCATAATAATCCGTACACACGATGGTGGGGATCCAGGAGGGGGAGACGTTTCCGCCGCTCACCCCCTCATAGGTGTTGATGGCCAGCCCCACGGGTTTGCCCAGCGCCGCTTCCTGCTCGATCCAGGTATCGACGCGGCTCCAATCATAGTAGCCGTAGGAGGTCTCGATGCGCTTCCACTGGAAGGCGTTGTGGCCTCCCACCACGACGCCGGGGTAATCGCTGGGGCGCAGATGGGTAGTATCCAGAAAGACGTAGATGCCCGGATTGGTAATGGGGGGCGGGGTGACCGCCTCGACCACATCCTGGGCTTCATGCGGCCGAAGGGAAGGCATCGTATAGTCGCGGATGGCGCGGCCGGCCTGGGCGCCGCCGGCCACCAGCAAGATGAGCACTCCCGCCACCAGCAACATGATTCCCACACGCAGGCGCATTTCTCTTCCCTTCCTTTCCAGCTTGGGCAGGCTCCGTCAGGGCAACGCCATTATACGGGCGAACCTGATGAACGTCAATGATGGGGACAGGGCCTCTCCCGGTCCCTACTCCCTCCACAGCAGTGGGATGTAGCAGCGCGCCGGCAGGACCACCTCGGGGGTGCTGGTCTGGGTTGGCGTGGGGGTCATGGTCCCCGAAAGCCAGGCCCCGAAGTCAATGGTCACCGTCCAGTTGGCCAGCACCGCCACGATCCAACTATCGGCGGTGCTGGGCTGGAAGCCAGGTGGGAAGGCGGCACTGAGC is a window of Anaerolineae bacterium DNA encoding:
- a CDS encoding DNRLRE domain-containing protein, encoding MGIMLLVAGVLILLVAGGAQAGRAIRDYTMPSLRPHEAQDVVEAVTPPPITNPGIYVFLDTTHLRPSDYPGVVVGGHNAFQWKRIETSYGYYDWSRVDTWIEQEAALGKPVGLAINTYEGVSGGNVSPSWIPTIVCTDYYGNPHAIPNYWSSEYQTNFRNLIMAFGARYNNDPRVAWVEVSTGAYGENQPAPDYFDACLISAGYGDQGAWEQVVKNIITWYRQAFPNKPLMTQHYPRFRSDSERVHIADYAATLYVGFKGDGLIPDRDKALRRDDPSHPQYRSFLDDPAVSYSDTVPIGFETYRFYLPDDTLLYWAILNALDKHADYLTLDENVLKDVAGGTSIWPILRFANAHLGRDVHDTPDVWVALRESGYTYYPQWGNYRFFLEQDNDAPGGRTVPLTWRPAGTGPYQIQNPNVEAGQSFLGTTKEGWICRRTDQASGNPFMYFDVDDRYLFGGSNVVSVTVTYFDRGTDTWTLEYDSADGITKSAGTVTKTNSNTWKTQTFTLEDAHFANRQPAGNDFRINSNGDGDEIVHFVILKRLTEPTPTPTATSTSTPTGTPPTPTPTPTITNTPTPTPIPTTVCFRQGDGGYAGSIDANISGYTPDLNDGSGNFIRLKSDGAIASLLKFDVSSIPSDRYVVDARLSVYASQRDKPYPVYVSSYQVLKEWVESEVTWRIARTGVPWSVPGCNGIGTDRLGTSTDTRLLDGEGIWVEFNVTDMARDWVAHPENNHGLILIATGPVTLQYNLLSSEFWTTSFRPRLCVSYLPPPPTATPTATPTATATHTPTGTPTHTPTPSVTPTPSATATATATATSTPTATPTPTTGIIAGTVWNDLNGNGIKDEGEPGLPGATVTLKDRFGTVLQTWVTASNGLYRFSGLNPGIYIVTETNPPGFQSTTLDEWWVTVIANWTVTVNFGDWIPAPTATPTRTPTSTPTITPTPTVSPTPTITGTPTRTPTITPTGTHTLTPTPTVTGTQVPTATPTRTPLPPGMLDLSGAVPAACGVSYAGDTRGAPARVDTYSCIPSWPEAGPEQVYILTTSVTQDITVTLSYVAPTEVDVFMLDAPYGTNCVDGGFGDTFAVLRNAPPKTYYIVVDTFSGFGTPAPGPYLLNITCPAGPFPTPTPTHTATATPTPTATPGNVLLPLIIRLYPIPTPTPTVTHTFTPSPTPTLAATPIPTTVVLQQGGGGYSGTLDTWISTWDGTANYEGQPLLTFRGGDRDRMSMLLRFDVSAIPADAHIVEARLDLFATDVFNPAGTWAGSYAVRREWVPGEVSWLYARSGVMWGDGGCNLPPEDRDADPTDLVFIEGENTWFSWDITSMVQEWVAGTKPNYGLIIRCPGTPVSANVQHDFMASEGSPVELRPKLTIRYWTVP